One Polynucleobacter sp. MWH-Spelu-300-X4 genomic window carries:
- a CDS encoding molybdopterin-binding protein: MSTELMNRRFRLIVVGDEILSGKRQDKHLSKLIELLSERGLMMSGAEYIGDEPELITATLSRSFSTGDVVFSTGGIGATPDDHTRQCAANALGLSLSLHSEAQQLIAGRILSMAEGDPVKGDLTTADNQQRMKMGEFPVGSQIIPNSYNQIPGFSIKEHYFLPGFPVMAAPMMAWVLDTYYKDLFHQVDFVEKGFIVPLAMESSLTPLMESIENSYPGIKVFSLPSVGDPSRGGVFSKRHIELGVKGGAALVDKALPVLRKGVSDLGHEIHDLP, from the coding sequence ATGTCAACTGAACTAATGAATAGAAGATTTAGATTAATAGTTGTGGGTGATGAAATTTTGTCAGGTAAGAGACAAGATAAACATTTATCCAAATTAATTGAATTACTCTCAGAGCGTGGTTTGATGATGAGTGGTGCTGAATATATCGGTGATGAGCCTGAACTAATTACAGCTACTTTGAGCCGCAGTTTTAGTACAGGTGATGTGGTTTTTAGTACAGGTGGTATCGGTGCAACACCGGATGACCATACGAGACAATGTGCAGCAAATGCTTTAGGGTTGTCTTTGAGTCTTCATTCTGAGGCACAACAATTGATTGCTGGTCGAATTTTGTCGATGGCTGAAGGCGACCCTGTCAAAGGGGATTTAACGACAGCAGACAATCAGCAACGCATGAAGATGGGGGAGTTTCCAGTTGGAAGTCAAATTATTCCTAACTCATATAATCAGATTCCTGGGTTTTCAATTAAAGAGCACTATTTTTTGCCTGGATTTCCAGTGATGGCAGCTCCCATGATGGCTTGGGTGCTAGATACTTATTACAAAGATTTATTCCATCAAGTTGATTTTGTGGAAAAAGGTTTCATTGTTCCTTTGGCAATGGAATCTAGTTTGACACCATTGATGGAAAGCATTGAAAATAGCTACCCTGGCATTAAGGTATTTAGCTTGCCTTCGGTGGGGGATCCTAGCAGAGGTGGGGTGTTTTCTAAACGCCATATTGAGTTAGGGGTGAAGGGGGGAGCCGCTTTGGTTGATAAGGCGTTACCTGTACTTCGAAAGGGTGTTTCTGATTTGGGCCATGAAATACATGATTTGCCCTAA
- a CDS encoding DUF1640 domain-containing protein, protein MIHFDTYEFVSDLTKSGMEVHQASTLSKKLKGIFDGQYSDLATKQDVEKVASECRSEIALVKTELKGEIQMLRWMIGILVAAVVASLIQHNFIH, encoded by the coding sequence ATGATTCATTTTGACACATACGAATTTGTCAGTGATTTAACCAAGTCAGGCATGGAAGTTCATCAGGCAAGCACCTTGTCGAAAAAATTAAAAGGCATATTTGATGGCCAGTATTCTGATTTAGCCACCAAACAAGATGTGGAGAAAGTTGCATCAGAGTGCCGCTCAGAAATAGCGCTTGTCAAAACCGAGTTAAAAGGTGAAATACAAATGCTGAGATGGATGATTGGAATTTTGGTGGCGGCAGTTGTGGCTTCACTTATTCAGCACAATTTTATTCACTAA
- the hrpA gene encoding ATP-dependent RNA helicase HrpA has translation MQLPKNTKLLKIEFPEALPVSGQRDKITQALEKHQVVIVCGETGSGKTTQLPKICLAMGRGRANGTGKLIGHTQPRRIAATSTAKRIAQELGSPLGEDVGYQVRFADKTSATASVKLMTDGILLAETQRDPLLNAYDTIIIDEAHERSLNIDFLLGYLRQLLPKRPDLKIIVTSATIDADRFAKHFGAVEMPAPVIEVSGRLYPVEVRYQPLLEPGKKEPKEIADAVVEAVAELWREGTHGAGDVLVFLPGEREIRDCAEALRKDHVLNQRYHPEVLSLFARQSVAEQERVFQQGQGRRVVLATNVAETSLTVPGIRYVIDAGLARVKRYSYRNKVEQLQVEAISQAAANQRAGRCGRVSDGICIRLYDEADFNARPKFTDPEILRSSLAAVILRMRALKLPRIQEFPFIDAPLGRAISDGVQLLEELGAMESEGPRQGALTPIGKQLASLPLDPRVGRMLLAARDNQALREVLIIATALASQDPRDRPMDQAQAADAAHKTFADERSEFLSYVKLWDWYQHALVHKQSNRQLENLCKSHFISPRRMREWRDVHGQLHHLLMEQGWKENPTPATFEQVHLSLLTGLLGNIAKKSENDKNGPNIYEGARGIKLNIWPGSTIGKKAGAWLLAAELVETSRLFARTIAKIEPQWVEKVASHRIVKSWSDPFWDGRQGEVMAHERGTLYGLPIYHGRKIRFAPKDPLEARRIFIQRALVESELLGQVESAQSQKQTGSLLSFFWHNQQLVKQIEALEHRSRRQDILVNDELLFAFYEQKLPPVVLSRASLEAWLKEEPKHGATLKLDKSDLMRYEAAGVTIDRYPKTIKMAGTELQLTYHFEPGSPKDGVTMVVPLASLNQIDQRRCEWLVPGLCIEKVQLYLKSLPQKLRRHCVPLPEFAKGFVERANEKDAFGEGDFLEAIIADIRSQTQVQTQRTDFRPENLPLHCFMNFRLVDEYGRQIDLDRNLGKLRAEYAQAARDMFKEVAAVAAVPAVPKLDNQSNGLVSHAHLEKETAHSSETENIKSWTFGVLPEMLEIKQGKQTLYGYPALVDKDTHCNIEVFDDPELARKAHTQGLRRLFALQMKDTIRALHKQLPGARDMGLLFMNLGQSEDLITQVLDLALERACLMDPLPVSEATFKERLDAGKPKLALIAQEVARHALASLQAYVDVQKRMAQLKALSASAHTDVVGQLQKLIHAKFVAQTPYEYLVHLPRYLKAIVMRIDKLRSNPARDQQCHTEWQSLLNPWQKLIQSQKAYGGSLDPRLEDFRWQLEELRVALYAQELKTPTPMSTKRLQKILESIKK, from the coding sequence GTGCAATTACCAAAAAATACCAAACTTTTAAAAATTGAGTTCCCTGAGGCTCTGCCCGTATCGGGGCAGCGGGATAAAATCACCCAAGCTTTAGAAAAGCATCAGGTGGTCATTGTCTGCGGCGAAACCGGGTCTGGTAAGACCACTCAATTACCTAAAATTTGCCTAGCCATGGGGCGAGGACGTGCCAACGGCACGGGTAAGCTCATTGGACACACCCAACCTAGACGTATTGCCGCAACGTCGACGGCCAAACGTATTGCCCAAGAACTAGGTAGTCCGCTGGGCGAGGATGTTGGCTATCAGGTTCGTTTTGCTGATAAAACTAGTGCCACTGCTTCCGTTAAATTAATGACGGATGGTATTTTGCTCGCCGAAACACAAAGAGACCCACTTTTAAATGCTTATGACACGATTATTATTGATGAGGCTCATGAGCGCAGCTTAAACATTGATTTCCTCTTAGGCTACTTAAGGCAACTGCTACCTAAACGCCCTGATTTAAAAATCATTGTCACTTCTGCCACTATTGATGCCGATCGTTTCGCTAAGCACTTTGGTGCCGTTGAGATGCCAGCCCCCGTGATTGAGGTCAGTGGTCGACTCTATCCGGTCGAAGTTAGGTATCAGCCTTTATTAGAACCTGGGAAAAAAGAGCCAAAAGAAATAGCTGATGCGGTGGTCGAAGCCGTGGCTGAGTTATGGCGTGAAGGGACTCATGGCGCTGGTGATGTTTTGGTCTTTTTGCCAGGAGAGCGCGAAATTAGAGATTGTGCCGAAGCTTTGCGCAAAGACCATGTTCTTAATCAACGCTATCACCCCGAGGTTTTAAGCTTATTTGCACGACAGTCGGTGGCTGAGCAGGAGCGGGTATTTCAGCAAGGGCAGGGCCGCCGGGTTGTTCTAGCTACTAATGTGGCAGAAACATCATTAACAGTTCCTGGGATTCGGTATGTGATTGATGCGGGTTTAGCTCGCGTTAAACGTTATTCCTACAGGAATAAAGTAGAGCAATTACAAGTTGAAGCTATTTCTCAGGCGGCTGCCAATCAACGTGCTGGTCGATGCGGTCGTGTATCGGATGGTATTTGTATTCGTTTATATGACGAAGCAGACTTTAATGCCCGACCTAAATTTACCGATCCAGAAATCTTAAGAAGCTCTTTGGCAGCCGTCATCTTGCGGATGCGTGCTCTGAAACTGCCACGTATTCAAGAATTTCCATTTATTGATGCGCCATTGGGACGCGCAATCAGCGATGGGGTTCAGCTCTTAGAAGAGTTGGGGGCAATGGAATCTGAAGGACCAAGGCAAGGGGCTTTAACGCCAATTGGCAAGCAGTTAGCTTCTTTACCTCTAGATCCAAGAGTCGGCCGTATGCTCTTAGCTGCACGTGACAATCAGGCTTTAAGAGAAGTCTTAATTATTGCTACGGCTTTGGCCAGTCAAGATCCAAGGGATCGTCCTATGGATCAGGCGCAAGCAGCAGATGCTGCCCATAAAACATTTGCCGATGAACGATCAGAGTTCTTATCTTATGTGAAGTTATGGGATTGGTACCAACATGCCTTGGTTCACAAGCAGAGTAACCGCCAATTAGAAAACTTATGTAAAAGTCACTTTATCTCTCCTAGGAGAATGAGGGAATGGCGAGATGTCCATGGGCAGCTGCATCATCTTTTGATGGAGCAGGGGTGGAAAGAAAACCCCACACCAGCGACCTTTGAACAAGTGCACTTATCGTTATTAACGGGCTTATTGGGCAACATCGCCAAGAAATCCGAAAATGATAAAAATGGGCCCAATATCTATGAAGGTGCCCGTGGTATCAAATTAAATATTTGGCCAGGTTCCACCATTGGTAAAAAAGCAGGGGCTTGGCTCTTGGCTGCTGAGTTGGTAGAGACCAGTCGTTTATTCGCTAGAACAATTGCTAAGATTGAACCCCAGTGGGTTGAAAAAGTAGCTTCTCACCGCATCGTTAAATCTTGGAGTGATCCATTTTGGGATGGTCGTCAAGGTGAAGTGATGGCGCATGAGCGTGGCACCTTATATGGGCTGCCTATCTATCATGGTAGAAAAATACGCTTTGCACCTAAAGACCCATTAGAGGCTCGCCGGATATTTATTCAAAGAGCCCTGGTTGAAAGCGAATTGCTGGGTCAAGTTGAATCAGCGCAATCACAAAAGCAAACCGGTTCTTTGTTGAGTTTCTTTTGGCACAACCAACAGCTAGTTAAACAAATCGAAGCTCTAGAGCATCGCTCTAGACGGCAAGATATTTTGGTTAATGATGAGTTGCTCTTTGCTTTTTATGAACAGAAACTACCGCCAGTGGTATTAAGTAGGGCGAGTTTAGAAGCTTGGTTAAAAGAAGAGCCTAAGCATGGCGCCACACTAAAGCTAGATAAATCAGATTTGATGCGTTATGAAGCTGCTGGGGTCACGATTGATCGTTATCCTAAAACGATCAAGATGGCGGGTACAGAGCTTCAGCTCACTTATCACTTTGAACCGGGTAGCCCTAAAGACGGAGTCACGATGGTGGTGCCGCTTGCGTCTCTCAATCAAATTGATCAAAGGCGTTGCGAATGGTTAGTGCCAGGGCTTTGTATTGAAAAAGTTCAGTTGTATCTGAAATCATTGCCGCAAAAATTAAGAAGGCACTGTGTACCTTTGCCAGAATTTGCTAAAGGCTTTGTAGAGCGCGCCAATGAAAAAGACGCTTTTGGTGAGGGAGATTTTTTAGAAGCGATCATTGCTGATATTCGTTCTCAAACTCAAGTACAAACGCAGAGGACTGATTTCCGTCCAGAAAATTTGCCGTTGCATTGTTTTATGAATTTCCGTTTGGTTGATGAATATGGCCGCCAAATTGACCTAGATAGAAACCTTGGGAAATTGCGCGCTGAATATGCTCAGGCAGCTAGAGATATGTTTAAGGAGGTGGCGGCAGTTGCAGCGGTTCCTGCTGTTCCGAAATTAGACAATCAGTCAAATGGTTTGGTGAGTCATGCGCATCTAGAAAAAGAAACTGCTCATTCTTCAGAAACTGAAAATATCAAGTCTTGGACATTTGGTGTTTTGCCTGAGATGTTAGAGATTAAGCAAGGTAAGCAGACCCTCTATGGTTATCCTGCGTTAGTAGATAAAGACACCCATTGCAATATTGAAGTATTCGATGATCCTGAACTGGCGAGAAAGGCACATACCCAAGGGTTGAGGCGCTTATTTGCACTTCAAATGAAAGACACCATTAGAGCATTGCATAAACAATTGCCTGGTGCGCGAGATATGGGTTTGTTATTTATGAACTTAGGGCAATCTGAGGACCTCATCACCCAAGTACTTGATTTGGCATTAGAGCGTGCCTGCTTGATGGATCCCTTGCCAGTGAGTGAAGCTACATTTAAAGAGCGCTTGGATGCTGGCAAGCCTAAATTGGCGCTCATCGCTCAAGAAGTGGCAAGGCATGCTCTAGCAAGTCTGCAGGCTTATGTGGATGTACAGAAGCGTATGGCTCAGTTAAAAGCTTTATCTGCTTCAGCTCATACTGATGTAGTTGGGCAGTTACAAAAGCTTATTCATGCTAAATTTGTTGCGCAAACACCTTATGAATATTTGGTTCATTTGCCTAGATATCTAAAAGCTATTGTGATGCGAATTGATAAACTCAGAAGTAATCCGGCTCGTGATCAACAATGCCATACAGAATGGCAATCTTTGCTAAATCCTTGGCAAAAACTCATTCAGTCTCAAAAAGCCTACGGCGGTTCTTTAGATCCTCGCCTAGAAGATTTTAGGTGGCAGTTAGAAGAATTGCGGGTGGCACTTTATGCCCAGGAGCTTAAAACGCCAACGCCCATGTCTACAAAGCGACTACAGAAGATTCTTGAAAGCATCAAGAAATAG
- a CDS encoding sterol desaturase family protein, whose product MMEFFANLYSQVQDWMMQAVVIPLLYAIDGMSYAEDSVNALDWFLFGAIQIIIIVLVLAPLERFIPVETYDSEKVAKSTISKSRYVDVFYTLIHRLGVVKLILFLLFSDVFFALDGQLHDLGFHRFNVESWWPGVTSIPWVSFLIYLVILDFGEYLYHRASHQWNWWWQLHALHHSQPYMSVWTDNRNHLIDDVGHSFAFAILALMIGVEPSQYIWLIAISQLIQSWQHGNLNITHGIFKYVLISPRYHRLHHAIGMGYEVPGKPGVLGGCNFGILFPWWDILFKTAIFDQAAYPTGVRGMTVSNNPLVQQWQGIKHSMKTFFK is encoded by the coding sequence ATCATGGAATTTTTCGCCAATCTATATTCTCAAGTTCAAGACTGGATGATGCAGGCGGTTGTTATTCCCTTGTTATATGCCATTGATGGGATGAGTTATGCGGAAGATTCTGTCAATGCTCTGGATTGGTTCTTATTTGGAGCCATTCAAATCATCATCATCGTGTTGGTATTGGCGCCACTCGAACGCTTTATACCCGTTGAAACTTATGATTCAGAAAAAGTTGCTAAATCTACTATCTCTAAATCTAGATACGTGGATGTCTTCTACACCTTGATTCATAGGTTAGGGGTGGTAAAGCTCATTTTATTTTTATTATTCTCAGATGTTTTTTTCGCTCTAGACGGACAATTGCATGATCTTGGGTTTCATCGATTTAATGTGGAATCTTGGTGGCCTGGCGTGACTTCGATTCCTTGGGTGAGCTTTTTAATCTATTTGGTGATATTAGACTTTGGCGAGTATCTCTACCATCGGGCATCTCATCAGTGGAATTGGTGGTGGCAATTACATGCCTTGCACCATAGCCAACCTTACATGAGTGTGTGGACTGATAACAGGAACCATCTGATTGATGATGTGGGGCATTCTTTTGCTTTCGCTATTTTGGCTTTAATGATTGGCGTTGAGCCCTCACAATATATTTGGCTAATTGCTATTAGTCAGTTAATACAGAGTTGGCAGCACGGCAATCTCAACATAACGCATGGTATTTTTAAATATGTATTAATTTCTCCACGCTATCATCGCCTGCATCATGCGATTGGTATGGGGTATGAAGTACCCGGCAAGCCTGGTGTTTTAGGTGGCTGTAACTTTGGTATTTTGTTTCCCTGGTGGGATATCTTATTTAAAACAGCCATCTTCGATCAGGCTGCTTATCCAACAGGTGTTCGCGGAATGACTGTGAGTAACAATCCTTTGGTACAACAGTGGCAGGGTATAAAACACTCCATGAAAACATTCTTTAAATAA
- a CDS encoding polysaccharide deacetylase family protein → MPKHLSVISLFLWVAAGFAHAADCDKKVYLTFDTGNMSVAKQVADVLRQHQVKATFFLANEKTNQDSYALDSAWAEFWKQLIKDGHAFGSHTLHHTYFVKDGSHGIYVKSQFGPHAGKTRLVNGESFCREIKGADERFYQLTGRHLDPIWRAPGGKVSAQSIEFGKTCGYAHVAWSESGFLGDELPSEKFPNDYLLNKALKTIKPGDITMAHLGIWSRKDPWAPADLEPLILGLKAQGYCFGRITELGQHPKISRIIAK, encoded by the coding sequence ATGCCGAAGCATCTCTCAGTTATTTCTTTGTTCCTCTGGGTAGCCGCTGGCTTTGCCCATGCAGCAGATTGTGATAAAAAAGTTTATTTAACTTTTGACACAGGCAACATGTCTGTTGCTAAACAGGTTGCTGATGTTTTACGTCAGCATCAAGTCAAAGCCACCTTTTTTTTGGCTAATGAAAAAACCAATCAAGATAGCTATGCGTTAGATTCTGCATGGGCTGAATTCTGGAAGCAACTTATTAAAGATGGTCATGCATTTGGTAGCCATACGCTGCATCACACCTATTTTGTGAAAGACGGTTCTCATGGAATTTATGTTAAATCTCAATTTGGCCCTCATGCAGGTAAAACACGCTTGGTTAATGGAGAGTCATTCTGTCGAGAAATAAAAGGTGCTGATGAACGGTTTTATCAACTCACAGGCCGTCATTTGGATCCTATTTGGCGTGCGCCTGGTGGAAAGGTTTCAGCTCAATCCATTGAATTTGGCAAGACATGTGGTTATGCCCATGTGGCTTGGTCTGAATCAGGTTTCTTGGGTGACGAACTACCTTCAGAAAAATTTCCTAATGACTATTTACTCAACAAAGCTTTAAAGACTATCAAGCCAGGCGATATCACCATGGCTCATTTAGGTATTTGGTCTAGAAAAGACCCTTGGGCTCCCGCCGATTTAGAACCTCTGATTCTTGGCCTCAAGGCCCAAGGCTATTGTTTTGGTCGTATCACGGAGCTTGGGCAACATCCCAAGATTTCTAGAATAATAGCTAAATGA
- a CDS encoding YncE family protein codes for MNKLIKLFLSLGLLVSLFSHAAESERKTAIVLNSGDASVSLIDMDKRQVYKNFHIGKEPHHLMITPDQKAVLVANATGNEVVFLDPKTGEKIGRLSNIIDPYHIGYSPDKKFFIAAGNRLDRIDIYAAKAQELTLLKVIKAPKTPSHITFTSNSKTAFVTLQDSDELIAIDLDTQEIIWKMSVGHLPAGIWMTPGDKHLLIGLTGSDAVQVIDWKKRQVIKEIKTGKGAHNFRPLGDKKHVFLSNRVEPSISILNMDTLEKVGDITGLPSGPDDMDVTPDGKELWVTFRFAKKVGVIDIASRKLITTIPVGKSPHGIFFYPSAPWQ; via the coding sequence ATGAATAAATTAATTAAATTATTTTTATCACTAGGCCTTCTAGTGAGTCTTTTTTCACATGCGGCTGAGTCTGAGAGAAAAACAGCGATTGTCTTAAATTCCGGTGACGCGAGCGTTAGTCTGATCGACATGGATAAGCGCCAGGTTTATAAAAACTTCCATATTGGCAAAGAACCACATCACCTCATGATTACACCAGACCAAAAGGCGGTATTGGTGGCGAATGCGACGGGTAATGAGGTTGTGTTTTTAGATCCTAAGACTGGCGAAAAAATAGGTCGTCTATCTAACATCATTGACCCGTACCATATTGGGTATTCACCTGACAAAAAGTTTTTCATTGCCGCAGGTAATCGTTTAGATCGCATCGATATCTACGCTGCCAAAGCCCAAGAGCTAACTTTGTTAAAAGTTATTAAGGCACCTAAAACACCTAGTCACATTACTTTTACAAGTAATAGCAAAACTGCTTTTGTGACATTGCAAGACTCTGATGAATTAATTGCTATTGATTTAGATACTCAAGAGATTATTTGGAAAATGTCGGTGGGTCATTTGCCTGCTGGTATTTGGATGACGCCTGGCGATAAACATTTATTGATTGGTCTAACTGGATCTGATGCTGTTCAAGTCATCGATTGGAAAAAACGCCAAGTTATTAAAGAAATAAAAACAGGCAAGGGGGCTCATAATTTTAGACCCTTGGGTGACAAGAAACATGTGTTCTTGAGTAACCGCGTGGAGCCAAGTATTAGCATCCTCAATATGGATACTTTGGAAAAGGTGGGGGATATTACTGGTTTGCCATCAGGTCCTGATGATATGGATGTCACACCTGATGGGAAAGAGCTATGGGTGACATTTAGATTTGCTAAAAAAGTGGGGGTGATTGATATTGCGAGCAGAAAATTAATTACCACCATACCTGTGGGTAAAAGTCCTCACGGCATATTCTTCTACCCGAGTGCACCATGGCAGTAA
- a CDS encoding EI24 domain-containing protein encodes MLRAFGLSIVGIFHPKMLWLTIRPFLVISVLWGMLFFFMWEPALESIRIFITTSFLTAWLSDVMSATGWDEIRAVMAPLLLVIFLIPFITISLLAFVAFTSVPAVVRYLIKQPNYAQLYEAHGGSLLGSVGYAFLSIFICLGIVFLTFPIWWIPPMVSVIPPLIWGWLTMRLMTYDVLARHASEDERVALMEAHRWQLLAMGIISGLFGAVPTFFWATSAIAFVFFPVVSFMALWIYSLVFIFSALWFGHYLLDALKVYRATNGVSIHVN; translated from the coding sequence TTGTTAAGAGCTTTTGGCCTATCAATCGTAGGCATCTTCCATCCCAAGATGCTATGGCTAACTATCCGTCCATTTTTAGTAATTAGCGTCCTATGGGGCATGCTGTTCTTTTTTATGTGGGAACCAGCACTAGAGAGCATTCGTATTTTTATAACAACTTCTTTTCTGACTGCTTGGCTATCAGATGTGATGTCAGCAACGGGTTGGGATGAGATTCGCGCTGTAATGGCACCTTTGTTATTGGTTATTTTTCTTATCCCATTTATTACGATTTCTTTATTGGCGTTTGTGGCATTTACATCTGTGCCCGCTGTCGTTCGCTATTTAATAAAACAACCCAATTATGCGCAACTCTATGAAGCACATGGCGGTAGTTTGTTGGGCAGTGTGGGCTATGCCTTTTTATCGATATTTATTTGTTTGGGGATTGTTTTTTTGACTTTCCCTATTTGGTGGATTCCTCCAATGGTCTCTGTTATACCCCCATTAATTTGGGGTTGGTTAACGATGCGTTTGATGACTTATGACGTATTAGCGAGACATGCTAGCGAAGATGAGCGTGTTGCCTTAATGGAGGCCCATCGCTGGCAACTATTAGCAATGGGAATTATTTCAGGTCTGTTCGGAGCAGTTCCTACTTTCTTCTGGGCAACATCTGCGATAGCTTTTGTATTCTTTCCAGTGGTGTCTTTTATGGCGCTTTGGATTTATTCACTAGTATTTATTTTTTCGGCATTGTGGTTTGGACATTATTTATTAGATGCCTTAAAAGTTTATCGAGCAACGAATGGGGTTTCTATACATGTCAACTGA
- the argA gene encoding amino-acid N-acetyltransferase — translation MPTNSSENNFPFVAWLRDVAPYIHSFRGKTFVIGFAGELVQKGGLEALIQDVAMLHAMGMRIVLVHGSRPQVQEQLDLRKVTSRYGTGAMSGYRITDPAALECAKEASGELRLDMEAAFSQGLPNTPMAGSRISVISGNFITARPVGIVDGVDFMHTGLVRKVDSESIQHSLANNKIVLMSPLGFSPTGQAFNIAYEDVATATAMAIKADKLIFLTEYNGLTDKSGELIKEFSLRQLEEHINGLTLADADLKVLLQNAIRAIKSGVSRVHLLPHDRDGALLEELFTHDGISTMIAASDIEHLREANLDDVGGILQLIEPLEDEGILVARGRDVIERDITHFSVIEHDRVLFGCAALFTYPNGLGELSCLAVDPEAQESGDGERLLKRIEARARAQGLKKLFVLTTRTEHWFLKRGFVRATVDDLPPERKELYNWERKSMVLIKTI, via the coding sequence ATGCCTACAAATTCATCCGAAAATAATTTTCCCTTCGTTGCTTGGCTGCGCGATGTAGCCCCCTACATCCATAGTTTCCGAGGAAAAACCTTTGTTATTGGATTTGCTGGAGAGCTTGTACAAAAAGGTGGTTTAGAAGCGCTGATCCAAGATGTGGCCATGTTACATGCCATGGGTATGCGCATTGTTTTAGTCCATGGTTCACGCCCTCAAGTTCAAGAACAATTGGATTTAAGAAAAGTAACTAGTCGTTATGGCACAGGTGCCATGAGTGGTTACCGTATTACCGACCCCGCAGCTCTTGAATGCGCCAAAGAAGCTTCTGGTGAATTACGCCTAGACATGGAAGCTGCTTTTAGCCAAGGTTTGCCGAATACACCGATGGCTGGATCACGTATATCCGTTATCTCTGGCAACTTCATCACAGCAAGACCTGTAGGCATTGTGGATGGCGTTGATTTTATGCACACAGGTTTAGTGCGTAAGGTAGATTCGGAGTCTATCCAACATTCACTAGCCAATAACAAGATTGTTTTGATGTCGCCACTTGGCTTCTCACCAACAGGGCAAGCGTTTAACATCGCTTATGAAGATGTAGCAACAGCTACAGCCATGGCAATCAAAGCAGATAAGCTCATTTTCTTAACTGAATACAACGGCTTAACAGATAAATCCGGTGAGTTAATTAAAGAATTTTCTTTGCGCCAATTAGAAGAACACATTAATGGTTTAACGCTCGCTGATGCGGACCTAAAAGTCTTACTACAGAATGCTATTAGAGCGATTAAGTCTGGTGTGAGCCGTGTTCACCTACTACCCCATGACCGAGATGGCGCTTTACTAGAAGAGCTCTTCACCCATGATGGCATCAGTACGATGATTGCCGCATCCGATATTGAGCATCTACGCGAAGCCAATCTTGACGATGTCGGTGGCATTTTGCAATTGATCGAGCCTTTGGAAGATGAAGGTATTTTGGTGGCTCGTGGTCGTGATGTTATTGAACGTGATATTACGCACTTCTCTGTGATTGAACATGACCGCGTTCTTTTCGGTTGTGCGGCACTCTTTACCTATCCGAATGGTTTAGGTGAGTTGTCCTGCCTAGCCGTAGATCCTGAAGCACAAGAGTCTGGCGATGGCGAGCGTTTATTAAAACGTATTGAAGCTAGAGCCAGGGCCCAAGGCTTGAAAAAATTATTTGTACTCACCACCAGAACTGAACATTGGTTCTTAAAACGTGGATTCGTACGAGCAACTGTGGATGATTTACCTCCAGAAAGAAAAGAACTTTATAACTGGGAACGTAAATCAATGGTTCTTATTAAGACTATTTAA